Proteins encoded by one window of Channa argus isolate prfri chromosome 13, Channa argus male v1.0, whole genome shotgun sequence:
- the icmt gene encoding protein-S-isoprenylcysteine O-methyltransferase, producing MAGTKLMLEGRVSVKCFILGLSVVVIPLIRTWFGRVDWVFDYLTETPGKIAICVHVAAINGLLLLIYRGPLYKVAVRACFLGVTFGCGLVISFSETTWTHFGWYLCSLSFFHYSEYLVTAIINPRSLSLDSFLLNHSVEYTLAAVSSWVEFTVEKLTVPELKQLNWLSVLGLLMVLCGEGLRKSAMLTAGSNFNHIVQNEKAQSHVLVTSGVYSFFRHPSYVGWFYWSIGTQIMLCNPVCIVGYTIASWRFFRERIEEEELSLIHFFADEYVEYKKKVPTGLPFISGIRVN from the exons ATGGCAGGCACTAAGTTGATGCTGGAAGGAAGAGTaagtgtaaaatgctttattttaggACTCAGCGTGGTTGTAATCCCATTGATCAGAACCTGGTTTGGACGTGTCGACTGGGTCTTTGATTATCTGACGGAAACACCCGGAAAAATAGCGATTTGTGTCCACGTTGCAGCGATCAACGGCCTCTTGCTCCTCATTTATAGGGGACCTCTCTACAAG GTTGCTGTGCGAGCTTGTTTTCTGGGAGTCACTTTCGGCTGTGGCTTAGTTATAAGCTTCTCTGAAACCACATGGACACATTTTGGCTG GTACTTGTGCTCCCTGTCGTTCTTCCACTACTCTGAGTACTTGGTGACGGCCATCATCAACCCTCGCAGCCTGTCGCTGGACTCGTTCCTGCTCAACCACAGTGTGGAGTACACGCTGGCTGCTGTCTCGTCATGGGTGGAGTTTACTGTGGAGAAGCTAACAGTTCCAG AGTTAAAGCAGCTGAACTGGCTGAGCGTCCTGGGTCTGCTCATGGTGTTGTGTGGCGAAGGCCTGCGGAAGTCGGCCATGCTGACCGCCGGCTCTAACTTCAACCACATTGTCCAGAACGAGAAGGCCCAGAGCCACGTGCTGGTCACCAGCGGGGTCTACTCCTTCTTCAGGCACCCTTCATACGTGGGCTGGTTCTACTGGAGCATAGGAACACAG ATCATGCTGTGTAACCCCGTGTGTATAGTGGGCTACACGATAGCCAGCTGGCGGTTCTTCCGGGAGCGGATCGAGGAGGAGGAGCTTTCCCTCATCCACTTCTTTGCTGACGAGTATGTGGAGTACAAGAAGAAGGTTCCCACTGGGCTGCCCTTTATCTCAGGCATCCGTGTCAACTAG
- the LOC137139266 gene encoding large ribosomal subunit protein eL22 isoform X1 — protein sequence MAPIQKQHTGKGGKKKKQVLKFTLDCTHPVEDGIMDAANFEQFLQERIKVNGKAGNLGGGVVSIERSKSKITVSSEVPFSKRYLKYLTKKYLKKNNLRDWLRVVANTKESYELRYFQINQDEEEEEDED from the exons ATGGCGCCTATT CAGAAGCAGCACACCGGTAAAGGTggcaagaagaagaagcaggtCCTGAAATTCACACTGGACTGCACCCATCCTGTTGAGGATGGCATTATGGACGCCGCCAACTTT GAGCAGTTTCTTCAGGAGCGGATTAAGGTGAACGGAAAGGCCGGAAACCTGGGTGGTGGCGTGGTTTCCATCGAGAGAAGCAAGAGCAAGATTACAGTGTCCTCTGAGGTTCCCTTCTCCAAAAG aTATCTGAAATATCTGACTAAGAAGTACCTGAAGAAGAACAACCTTCGTGACTGGCTGCGTGTTGTTGCGAACACCAAAGAGAGCTACGAGCTCCGCTACTTCCAGATCAACCAggacgaagaggaggaggaagatgaggattAA
- the LOC137139266 gene encoding large ribosomal subunit protein eL22 isoform X2, which translates to MAPIKQHTGKGGKKKKQVLKFTLDCTHPVEDGIMDAANFEQFLQERIKVNGKAGNLGGGVVSIERSKSKITVSSEVPFSKRYLKYLTKKYLKKNNLRDWLRVVANTKESYELRYFQINQDEEEEEDED; encoded by the exons ATGGCGCCTATT AAGCAGCACACCGGTAAAGGTggcaagaagaagaagcaggtCCTGAAATTCACACTGGACTGCACCCATCCTGTTGAGGATGGCATTATGGACGCCGCCAACTTT GAGCAGTTTCTTCAGGAGCGGATTAAGGTGAACGGAAAGGCCGGAAACCTGGGTGGTGGCGTGGTTTCCATCGAGAGAAGCAAGAGCAAGATTACAGTGTCCTCTGAGGTTCCCTTCTCCAAAAG aTATCTGAAATATCTGACTAAGAAGTACCTGAAGAAGAACAACCTTCGTGACTGGCTGCGTGTTGTTGCGAACACCAAAGAGAGCTACGAGCTCCGCTACTTCCAGATCAACCAggacgaagaggaggaggaagatgaggattAA